The following proteins are encoded in a genomic region of Glycine max cultivar Williams 82 chromosome 18, Glycine_max_v4.0, whole genome shotgun sequence:
- the LOC100798825 gene encoding pentatricopeptide repeat-containing protein At3g02490, mitochondrial yields the protein MRHQWRLLHHLLRSRPRITYHSQVLPYSSSIPRRFAANSTFPLNPSFRRFSSEPVLAQADTDHLLVADIFSKPVDSEDFKTLLGSNRVSITHDAVLAVLGKFDSNVDAARRFFQWVSENHPERLSSKCYNSMLCVLGTNGFVDEFWDLVNVMKKKGYGVSKGVKERVLESFEKGGMDGDVAKLKGLFDNSKEKNIAIVCRIVRNNVWGDDVEKQIEDLNVGFSSEVVKTVLESLVLEPVKALIFFRWLEESGLFKHDGRTYNAMARVLGREDLIDRFWKLVGDMRSAGFEMEAETFVKVLGRFCKRRMVKDAVELYEFAMAGANKPTVQCCVFLLRKVAAGKELDTDLFSRVLKVFTGNGNVLTDSVANAVLKSLTSVGRTGEWNKVLKEMEDCGFVAGGSLQSKIAYRLGAAGNKEQAHEFMNRIEVSGSNPYRKTWESLIQGYCVAGNLDKAFESFKEIVEKEGVASAGYSFNVLMNSYCQMNRAVDASKILCRLVNEKQLKPWHSTYKLLVTKLLVQGGFTDALNILGLMRTHGFPPFTDPFIEHLSKSGSGDDAVLFLKAMTSKRFPSTSMFLRMFEAFFKHRRHEEAQNFLSKCPRYIRNHADVLNLFCSLNSKEAASSSMLAA from the coding sequence ATGAGGCATCAATGGCGTCTTCTCCACCACCTTCTTCGCTCTCGCCCCCGCATTACCTATCACTCTCAGGTACTTCCCTATTCCTCTTCCATCCCTCGTCGTTTCGCCGCCAATTCCACGTTCCCGTTAAACCCTAGTTTCCGTCGTTTTTCCTCCGAACCCGTTCTCGCACAAGCCGACACTGACCACCTCCTCGTTGCCGACATTTTCTCCAAGCCTGTGGATTCCGAGGACTTCAAAACCCTCCTCGGGTCGAATCGCGTCTCCATTACCCACGACGCGGTCCTCGCGGTTCTGGGGAAGTTCGATTCCAACGTCGACGCGGCGCGGAGGTTCTTCCAATGGGTTTCGGAGAACCACCCCGAGAGGTTGAGCTCCAAGTGCTACAACTCGATGCTGTGCGTTTTGGGGACCAATGGTTTCGTTGACGAGTTTTGGGACTTGGTTAATGTGATGAAGAAAAAAGGGTATGGAGTTTCCAAGGGTGTGAAGGAGAGAGTGTTGGagtcttttgaaaaaggtgGAATGGATGGTGATGTGGCGAAGTTGAAGGGTTTGTTTGATAactccaaagagaagaatattgcTATAGTGTGTAGGATTGTGAGGAACAATGTGTGGGGTGATGATGTTGAGAAGCAGATTGAGGACTTGAATGTTGGGTTCTCCAGCGAAGTCGTTAAGACAGTTTTGGAGAGTTTGGTTTTGGAACCTGTGAAGGCGTTGATATTTTTCCGGTGGTTGGAGGAGAGTGGTCTGTTTAAgcatgatgggagaacttacaATGCGATGGCGAGGGTGTTGGGGAGGGAGGATTTGATTGATCGGTTTTGGAAGCTTGTTGGTGACATGAGGAGTGCCGGGTTTGAGATGGAAGCTGAGACGTTTGTTAAGGTATTAGGGCGGTTTTGTAAGAGGAGAATGGTGAAGGATGCTGTTGAGCTTTACGAGTTTGCTATGGCCGGTGCAAATAAGCCTACGGTACAGTGCTGTGTCTTTCTGTTGAGGAAGGTTGCTGCTGGGAAAGAGTTGGATACGGATTTGTTTTCAAGGGTTTTGAAGGTTTTTACTGGAAATGGGAATGTGTTGACTGATTCTGTGGCTAATGCTGTGCTGAAGTCTTTGACCAGTGTTGGTAGGACTGGGGAGTGGAACAAGGttttgaaagaaatggaagatTGTGGGTTTGTTGCTGGTGGTAGTTTACAGAGTAAAATTGCCTATAGACTTGGTGCAGCGGGTAACAAGGAACAAGCTCATGAGTTCATGAATAGAATTGAGGTGTCTGGATCCAATCCATATCGCAAGACATGGGAATCTTTAATTCAGGGGTACTGTGTAGCTGGGAACCTTGATAAAGCTTTTGAATCTTTTAAAGAGATTGTTGAGAAAGAGGGGGTTGCTTCTGCAGGCTATTCTTTTAATGTGTTAATGAATTCATATTGCCAAATGAATAGGGCGGTAGATGCAAGCAAGATTCTTTGCCGACTGGTGAATGAGAAACAGTTAAAGCCCTGGCATTCTACTTACAAGCTACTGGTAACCAAGTTACTGGTTCAAGGAGGATTTACAGATGCATTGAATATTTTGGGATTAATGAGAACCCACGGATTTCCACCTTTTACTGATCCATTTATTGAACACTTGTCAAAGAGTGGAAGTGGCGATGATGCTGTACTGTTTCTCAAGGCAATGACATCAAAGAGGTTTCCATCTACATCCATGTTTCTCCGTATGTTTGAAGCCTTTTTCAAGCACAGAAGGCATGAAGAAGCACAAAATTTCCTCTCGAAATGTCCACGCTACATCCGCAATCATGCTGATGTCTTGAATCTCTTTTGTTCCTTGAACTCTAAAGAAGCTGCTTCTTCTAGTATGTTGGCTGCTTAA
- the LOC102659763 gene encoding short-chain dehydrogenase reductase ATA1 — MEPQHVTDQNIETQKSSTKRLADKVAVITGGARGIGAAAAKLFAENGAHVVIADVLDELGTTVAKSIGGHYIHCDVSKEDDVESAINLALSWKGHLDIMLSNAGIGGPEGRSITTLEMDRVRHLFSINLYGTIHGIKHAARAMIKGNNKGGSIICTSSAASIMGGLALHGYTMTKAAIDGLVRSAACELGEHLIRVNCISPHGVPSEMLLSACRRFGHDDITPQGVKEMIGSRASLLKGKGATIEDVAHAALFLASDESGFITAHNLLIDGGHTSADSRMSYMYQDPK; from the exons ATGGAGCCACAACATGTGACTGATCAGAATATAGAAACTCAAAAATCATCAACAAAAAG GCTAGCTGATAAGGTGGCAGTTATAACTGGTGGTGCAAGAGGAATTGGTGCAGCTGCAGCTAAACTGTTTGCTGAAAATGGAGCACATGTGGTCATTGCTGATGTGCTTGATGAACTAGGCACCACCGTGGCCAAGTCCATCGGCGGCCACTACATACACTGCGATGTGtcgaaggaagatgatgttgaATCAGCCATAAACCTTGCACTATCATGGAAGGGCCATCTAGACATCATGCTCAGCAATGCTGGAATTGGAGGCCCTGAGGGAAGAAGCATCACAACCCTTGAAATGGACCGAGTGAGGCACTTGTTCTCCATCAATCTTTATGGAACAATACATGGAATCAAGCATGCTGCAAGGGCAATGATCAAAGGTAACAACAAAGGAGGATCCATCATATGTACTTCAAGTGCTGCATCCATCATGGGTGGATTGGCCTTGCATGGATATACCATGACAAAAGCAGCAATTGATGGGTTGGTGAGAAGTGCTGCTTGTGAGTTGGGAGAGCATTTGATTCGTGTTAACTGCATTTCCCCACATGGAGTCCCCTCTGAGATGCTTCTCAGTGCTTGTAGAAGATTTGGACATGATGATATTACCCCTCAAGGGGTGAAGGAAATGATTGGGAGCAGGGCAAGTTTGCTTAAGGGGAAAGGTGCAACCATTGAAGATGTGGCACATGCTGCTTTGTTCTTGGCTAGTGATGAGTCTGGCTTCATTACAGCACACAATCTTCTTATTGATGGGGGACACACATCTGCTGATAGCAGAATGAGTTACATGTACCAAGACCCAAAATGA
- the LOC102660001 gene encoding late embryogenesis abundant protein 2, whose amino-acid sequence MDSQKASYNAGVTKGQTQEKASNMMDKASNTAQSAKDSMQETGQQLKAKAQGAADAVKDAVNK is encoded by the exons ATGGATTCTCAGAAGGCAAGCTACAACGCTGGAGTGACCAAGGGCCAAACTCAG GAAAAGGCCAGCAACATGATGGACAAAGCTTCTAATACTGCTCAGTCAGCAAAAGACTCCATGCAAGAG ACTGGTCAACAGTTGAAGGCCAAGGCACAAGGAGCTGCTGATGCTGTGAAGGATGCAGTGAACAAGTGA
- the LOC100800410 gene encoding S-adenosylmethionine decarboxylase proenzyme, with the protein MAGSAIGFEGYEKRLEISFFENGVFADPGGLGLRALSKDQLDEILKPAECTIVASLSNDYVDSYVLSESSLFVYPYKIIIKTCGTTKLLLSIPVILKLADALDIAVKSVRYTRGSFIFPGAQSFPHRSFSEEVSVLDSYFSNLGSGSKAYVMGDPSKSQIWHIYSASAQTKGSSEAVYGLEMCMTGLDKESASVFFKENTSSAASMTENSGIRKILPQSDISDFEFDPCGYSMNGIEGSAISTIHVTPEDGFSYASFEAVGYDFNDMALGELVERILACFCPAEFSVALHIDMHGEKLNKFPLDIKGYYCGERSTEELGVGGAVVYQTFVQGCDGSASPRSILKCCWSEDENEDEVREI; encoded by the coding sequence ATGGCTGGCTCAGCTATTGGTTTCGAAGGCTACGAAAAAAGACTTGAGatatcattttttgaaaatggtgTGTTTGCTGACCCCGGAGGATTAGGCCTCCGAGCATTGTCCAAAGACCAATTGGACGAGATTCTTAAACCAGCAGAGTGCACTATTGTTGCATCACTTTCAAATGATTATGTTGACTCTTATGTTCTGTCAGAGTCAAGCCTGTTCGTCTAtccttataaaattatcatcaaaacttgtGGGACTACCAAATTGCTTCTGTCCATCCCTGTCATTCTCAAGTTGGCTGATGCTCTTGACATAGCTGTGAAATCTGTGAGGTACACTCGTGGAAGCTTCATTTTCCCTGGGGCACAGTCTTTTCCTCACCGCAGTTTTTCCGAGGAGGTTTCTGTTCTTGACAGCTATTTCAGCAACCTTGGTTCTGGTAGCAAAGCATATGTTATGGGTGACCCTTCAAAGTCACAGATTTGGCACATCTACTCTGCAAGTGCACAGACCAAAGGATCATCTGAAGCTGTCTATGGCCTAGAGATGTGCATGACCGGTTTAGACAAGGAAAGTGCTTCTGTGTTTTTCAAGGAGAATACATCTTCAGCAGCTTCAATGACCGAAAATTCTGGAATTAGGAAGATCCTTCCACAGTCTGATATatctgattttgaatttgaccCTTGCGGATATTCAATGAATGGAATAGAAGGGAGTGCTATATCCACCATCCATGTCACTCCTGAAGATGGTTTCAGTTACGCAAGTTTTGAAGCTGTTGGTTATGACTTTAATGACATGGCTCTAGGTGAACTTGTGGAAAGGATTTTAGCTTGCTTTTGTCCAGCAGAGTTTTCTGTTGCTTTGCACATTGACATGCATGGTGAGAAACTTAATAAATTTCCCTTAGACATCAAAGGATACTACTGTGGTGAGAGGAGCACTGAAGAGCTTGGAGTAGGTGGTGCAGTTGTGTACCAAACATTTGTTCAAGGCTGCGATGGTAGTGCATCTCCTAGGTCTATTCTGAAATGCTGCTGGAGTGAGGACGAGAACGAAGATGAAGTGAGGGAGATATAA
- the LOC100799876 gene encoding proline dehydrogenase 2, mitochondrial codes for MATRVIPPRILRNLRYNTATKPLNSSHPPLSPSLSPSLCIPAPPPISAVLPPSDDLSFRDVEKLFSSVPTTTLLRSTAVLHATALEPMVDFGTWLMRSNLMQVPGLSDLILATVRNTFFDHFCAGEDATTTADSVRHLNKAGLRGMLVYGVEDANNNDACHRNFKGFLHTIDVSRSLPPSSVSFVIVKITAICPMSLLERMSDLLRWQHKDPSFSLPWKQDCFPIFSESSPLYHTSKRPEPLTREEESDLQLAMQRFLELCQKCVQANIPLLVDAEHTSVQPAIDYFTYSSAILHNKGDNPIVFGTIQTYLKDAKERLVLAAEAADNMGIPMGFKLVRGAYMSSETKLAESLGYSSPIHNTIEDTHKCFNDCSSFMLEKVANGPGGVVLATHNVESGKLAAAKAHELGVGKVNHKLEFAQLHGMSEALSFGLSNAGFQVSKYMPFGPVETVMPYLLRRAEENRGMLAASGFDRQLMRKELGRRLKAAFF; via the exons ATGGCCACTCGTGTTATCCCACCAAGAATTCTAAGGAACCTTCGCTACAACACCGCCACAAAGCCCCTCAACTCCTCCCACCCTCCTCTCTCCCCGTCTCTCTCTCCTTCTCTCTGCATCCCAGCTCCCCCGCCGATCTCCGCCGTGCTTCCTCCCTCCGACGACCTCAGCTTCCGCGACGTCGAAAAGCTCTTCTCCTCCGTCCCCACCACCACCCTCCTCCGCTCCACCGCCGTGCTCCACGCCACTGCCCTCGAGCCCATGGTTGACTTCGGCACGTGGCTCATGCGATCCAACCTCATGCAAGTGCCTGGCCTCAGTGACCTCATCCTCGCCACCGTCCGCAACACCTTCTTTGACCACTTCTGCGCCGGCGAGGACGCCACCACCACCGCCGACAGCGTCCGCCACCTCAACAAGGCCGGCCTCCGCGGCATGCTCGTCTACGGCGTCGAAGACGCCAACAACAACGACGCGTGCCACCGCAACTTCAAGGGCTTTCTTCACACCATCGACGTCAGCAGATCGCTTCCCCCTTCTTCG GTGAGCTTTGTGATCGTGAAAATCACTGCAATATGTCCCATGAGCCTGCTTGAAAGAATGAGTGACCTGCTTAGATGGCAGCACAAGGACCCTTCTTTCAGTTTGCCATGGAAGCAAGATTGCTTCCCCATATTCTCCGAGTCAAGCCCTTTGTACCACACAAGCAAGAGACCCGAGCCCCTCACCCGAGAGGAAGAGAGTGACCTTCAACTTGCCATGCAAAGATTCCTTGAGCTTTGTCAAAAGTGTGTGCAAGCCAACATTCCTTTGCTGGTTGATGCAGAACACACTTCTGTTCAGCCTGCTATTGACTACTTCACATACTCCTCTGCCATCTTGCACAACAAAGGTGATAACCCCATTGTGTTTGGGACCATTCAGACCTATCTCAAGGATGCCAAGGAGAGACTGGTGCTGGCAGCAGAGGCTGCAGACAACATGGGAATCCCAATGGGGTTCAAACTTGTGAGGGGTGCTTATATGTCAAGTGAAACAAAATTGGCTGAGTCTTTGGGGTATTCGTCCCCAATTCACAACACCATTGAGGACACTCACAAGTGCTTCAATGACTGCTCTTCTTTCATGCTTGAGAAGGTTGCTAATGGCCCTGGTGGAGTTGTTCTTGCAACTCATAATGTTGAGTCAG GGAAACTGGCTGCTGCAAAAGCACATGAACTAGGGGTTGGAAAGGTGAACCACAAGCTTGAATTTGCACAGCTTCATGGAATGTCAGAGGCACTTTCCTTTGGATTGAGCAATGCAGGGTTTCAGGTGAGCAAGTATATGCCATTTGGACCTGTGGAGACTGTTATGCCATATCTTTTGAGAAGGGCTGAGGAGAATAGAGGAATGTTGGCTGCCTCGGGCTTTGACAGGCAACTGATGAG GAAGGAGTTGGGAAGGAGACTAAAAGCtgctttcttttaa
- the LOC100801486 gene encoding protein YIF1B-like, whose translation MYTNIGMPPGVPQHHPQPPTSSQPNLFGNAFNSAGSGLIRGGLGAYGEKILGSSSEYVQSNISRYFSDPQYYFQVNDHYVKNKLKVVLFPFLHRGHWTRITEPVGGRLSYKPPIYDINAPDLYIPLMAFGTYVVLAGISLGLRGMFSPEALNWLFIKGLVGWFMQTALLKVTLLSLGSGEAPLLDIIANAGYTFAGLCLAVCGRMIWSYSYYFLMLWTCICMAVFLVKTMKRVLFAEVRSYDSSKHHYLLLFIALAQFPLFTWLGNITVNWLI comes from the exons ATGTATACTAATATTGGTATGCCACCGGGGGTACCTCAGCATCATCCTCAACCTCCAACGAGCTCACAACCTAATCTGTTCGGGAATGCATTCAATTCTGCTGGTTCTGGACTCATTCGAGGTGGATTGGGTGCGTATGGAGAAAAAATATTAGGATCAAGCTCCGAGTATGTCCAAAGCAAT ATAAGCCGGTATTTCTCTGATCCCCAATACTACTTTCAAGTGAATGACCACTATGTTAAGAACAAATTAAAGGTTGTGTTGTTCCCATTCTTGCACCGG GGTCATTGGACTAGGATTACTGAACCAGTGGGAGGTAGGCTCTCTTATAAACCACCAATTTACGACATAAATGCTCCTGACTTGTACATTCCATTAATGGCATTTGGTACCTATGTTGTTCTTGCTGGCATCTCATTGGGTCTTCGTGGAAT GTTTAGTCCTGAAGCTTTGAACTGGTTGTTTATTAAGGGATTGGTTGGTTGGTTTATGCAAACAGCACTGCTTAAAGTCACCTTACTTTCATTGGGCAGTGGGGAAGCACCTCTATTGGACATTATAGCGAACGCCGGGTACACTTTTGCTGGCTTGTGTTTGGCTGTTTGTGGAAGAATGATATGGAGTTACTCCTACTACTTTCTGATGCTGTGGACCTGCATATGTATGGCAGTGTTCTTGGTTAAAACGATGAAGAGAGTTCTTTTTGCGGAAGTCAGGAGTTATGATTCAAGCAAACACCACTATCTCTTGCTCTTCATTGCTTTGGCTCAGTTCCCATTGTTCACATGGCTTGGAAACATTACTGTCAATTGGCTAATATAG